In Leclercia sp. LSNIH1, the genomic stretch CTGAGCACTGGCTCAGGGCCTCTATTTTCCGAATGTGTAACCAGGGGGTCTGCTCGTGACAACAATAGTAAGTGTACGCCGTAACGGCCAGGTGGTGATTGCCGGTGATGGCCAGGCCACGCTGGGTAATACCGTCATGAAAGGCAACGTGAAAAAAGTGCGTCGTCTGTATAACGACAAAGTGATCGCCGGTTTTGCGGGCGGTACTGCGGACGCCTTCACGCTGTTTGAGCTATTTGAACGTAAACTGGAAATGCATCAGGGCCATCTGGTGAAAGCTGCCGTTGAGCTGGCGAAAGACTGGCGTACCGACCGTATGCTGCGCAAGCTGGAAGCACTGCTGGCGGTGGCCGATGAAAATGCCTCGCTGATCATCACCGGTAACGGTGACGTGGTGCAGCCAGAAAATGACCTGATTGCTATCGGTTCCGGTGGCCCGTACGCCCAGGCCGCCGCCCGCGCGCTGTTGGAAAACTCCGATCTGGGCGCACGCGATATCGCTGTGAAGGCGTTGGATATTGCAGGTGATATCTGCATCTATACCAACCACTTCCACACCATCGAAGAATTGCCGTCTAAGGCGTAAGGATTTCTCATGTCTGAAATGACCCCACGCGAAATTGTCAGCGAACTGAACAAACACATCATCGGCCAGGATAACGCCAAGCGTTCTGTGGCAATTGCCCTGCGTAACCGCTGGCGTCGTATGCAGCTGGATGAAGTGCTGCGCCATGAAGTGACGCCAAAAAACATTCTGATGATCGGCCCAACCGGTGTTGGTAAAACCGAAATCGCCCGTCGTCTGGCTAAACTGGCCAACGCGCCATTCATCAAAGTCGAAGCGACTAAGTTCACCGAAGTGGGCTATGTCGGTAAAGAAGTGGACTCTATCATCCGCGATCTGACCGACTCTGCCATTAAGATGGTCCGCGTCCAGTCCATCGAAAAAAACCGCTATCGCGCTGAAGAGATGGCGGAAGAGCGCGTGCTGGATGTGCTGATCCCACCGGCGAAAAACAACTGGGGCCAGGCAGAACAGCCTGCTGAGCCATCCGCTGCGCGCCAGGCGTTCCGCAAAAAACTGCGTGAAGGCCAGCTGGATGACAAAGAGATTGAGATCGAGCTCGCCGCCGCGCCAATGGGCGTGGAAATTATGTCTCCGCCAGGTATGGAAGAGATGACCAGCCAGCTGCAGTCCATGTTCCAGAACCTGGGCGGGCAGAAGCAAAAGCCGCGTAAGCTGAAAATCAAAGACGCGATGAAGCTGCTGATTGAAGAAGAAGCGGCGAAGCTGGTAAACCCGGAAGAGCTGAAGCAGGACGCTATCGACGCGGTTGAACAGCACGGTATCGTGTTTATCGATGAGATCGATAAAATCTGTAAGCGCGGCGAATCCTCCGGCCCGGACGTTTCCCGTGAAGGCGTACAGCGCGATCTGCTGCCGCTGGTTGAAGGCTGCACCGTCTCCACCAAGCACGGCATGGTGAAAACCGATCACATTTTATTTATCGCCTCTGGCGCGTTCCAGGTTGCCAAGCCGTCGGATCTGATCCCGGAACTGCAGGGCCGTCTGCCGATCCGCGTTGAGCTACAGGCGCTGACCACCGAAGACTTCGAGCGCATCCTGACCGAACCAAACGCCTCCATCACCGTGCAGTACAAAGCGCTGATGGCGACCGAAGGGGTGAACATTGAGTTCACCGAAGACGGGATCAAGCGTATCGCCCAGGCCGCATGGCAGGTTAACGAAACCACCGAAAACATCGGTGCGCGTCGTCTGCATACCGTGCTGGAACGCCTGATGGAAGATATCTCTTATGATGCGAGCGACCTGAATGGTCAAAGCATTAAAATTGATGCCGACTATGTGAGTAAGCACCTTGATGCTTTAGTAGCAGATGAAGATCTGAGCCGTTTTATCCTATAATCGCGGCAATTGCATTTTCATCACAAATGATGGGGCTGAAAGGCCCCATTTTTATTGGCACATAATTACTATGACTGAAATCAGCCGTACGCAGGCCTGGCTGGAAAGCCTGCGTCCTAAAACGCTCCCTCTCGCTTTCGCCGCCATTATTGTTGGCACTACCCTCGCGTGGTGGCAGGGGCATTTCGACCCGCTGGTGGCTGCCCTGGCGCTGCTGACCGCCGGGCTTCTGCAAATCCTCTCTAACCTCGCTAACGATTACGGGGATGCCGTCAAGGGCAGCGATAAGCCCGACCGCATCGGGCCATTGCGCGGAATGCAGAAAGGGGTGATCACCCAGGAGGAGATGAAACGGGCGCTGATTATCACCGTCGCGCTGATCTGTCTTTCCGGGATTGCGCTGGTGCTGGTGGCCTGTAAAACCCCGGCGGATGCGGTCGGCTTCCTCGTGCTCGGTCTGCTGGCGATTGTCGCGGCCATCACCTATACCGTCGGCACCCGCCCTTACGGTTACATCGGGCTGGGGGATATCTCCGTGCTGGTCTTCTTCGGCTGGCTGAGCGTGATGGGCAGCTGGTATCTGCAGGCGCACTCGTTAATTCCTGCCCTGTTCCTGCCAGCCACCGCCTGCGGCATGTTGGCGACAGCGGTGCTGAATATCAACAACCTGCGCGATATCGACAGCGATCGTCAGAACGGTAAAAACACCCTGGCGGTGCGGTTAGGCGCGGTGAATGCGCGCCGTTACCATGCCTGCCTGCTGATGGGCGCCCTGCTCTGTCTGGCACTGTTTAACCTGCTTTCCCTGCACAGCCTGTGGGGCTGGCTGTTTGTACTCGCCACGCCGCTGCTGGTTAAACAGGCGCGCTACGTGATGCGCGAGCAGAGCGCCTCGGCCATGCCGCCAATGCTGGAACGCACGGTAAAAGGCGCACTGCTGACTAACCTGTTGTTCGTGATAGGGATTATTCTTAGTCAGACGCTAAATTAGCTGACAAATATCAATTAACAATTGATGATTTTGCCAACAATGCAATTCGCGCGATATACTGAAAACACTCGCAGCAACTGAACTTAAGCCTATGAAATACGATACCTCCGAGCTTTGTGACATCTACCAGGAAGATGTCAACGTCGTAGAACCGCTGTTTTCCAACTTTGGAGGACGGTCGTCGTTTGGCGGACAAATCATTACGGTGAAATGTTTTGAGGACAACGGGTTGCTGTACGATCTGCTCGAACAGAACGGCCGTGGACGCATTCTGCTGGTTGATGGCGGCGGCTCCGTGCGTCGCGCGTTAATCGATGCAGAACTTGCCCGTCTCGCCACCCAGAACGAGTGGGAAGGCATTGTGGTCTATGGCGCGGTGCGTCAGGTGGATGACCTCGAAGAGCTGGATATCGGCATTCAGGCGATTGCGGCCATTCCGGTTGGCGCAGCAGGTGATGGCATTGGCGAAAGCGACGTGCGCGTCAATTTCGGCGGGGTGACCTTCTTCTCCGGCGACCATCTCTATGCCGATAACACCGGCATTATCCTCTCTGAAGATCCGCTGGATATTGAGTAGAAAAAAAGGCCATCTGTTATGTAGATGGCCTTTTTTTAATTATCTTTATTCGTATCGTAATGAGTAATGCGGAGTTCAAACACCCCCTTCTTTTCCTCTACCGCTATGCTCATTGTTGCATGACGATCCGGATAGTTATCAATCCAGGTTTCAAGCTTTTCGTGCATCCTCTGAAGATCACTCTTTTGGATACCGGTGAAAGTGAGTGTACTGATCTGCAAACCACTCCCTTCAACGGTTTGCTTCGTGAAATACCAGTTTTCTGTGATCCTTGGTGCATCCTTGAGTGGTTTGGGCGTTAATAAGTAATATTGAATTAGATTGCCTTGTTTATAATATTCATCAGAAAAGATTCTGGTCATTATTACGCAATAGAGCACGGCCACCAGAACGAATAGAAAAATGATGACATGCCTACATTTCATATACGAACCTCCCTGACGACGGAAGGATCAGATACTGGCACAATAGAATCCATAAATGCAGGCAAATGGCCCGGGAATGGTTGGTGTTTTAGGCGCTTATCCTTAGGGTCTGGAAACAGTAAGGGAAGGACACTTTTATTTTTAAATTGCCCAACGGGGCCATAGTAGTCCCAGATGCGATAAGCTTTCTCTTTGGAACAAATGTCCAGGAAAGGTGTGTAATCTGCATAGTTAACGGCCTGGCAGAAACCAAAAAGATTAGAAACTAAATCTTCTGCGCTGTAACCGCTATCCGTAATCAGAATATAGGGCCAAAAACCCTGCAAGGATTCAAAGCTGTGAGAAGTACTCATAAAAATGGATAAGGCGACTCCTCTTAAGACCTCTTCGCTTAAGCCTCTCCGCACTAAAAAACGTCTGTATATCCCGGTTGTCGTATTTAATCCTGCGATGTTCCTGGACATGCTTTGATGATAATGGATTTCAAACCAGTCAGCGCCTCCTGCGCCAGGCATTATCATTTGTTGCCATAATCGTTCAGCACCGAAGGGATTTGCGTGCCCTAAGTCTATCCATCCCAGATTTTCTGTATAAATGAGGCCAGAGGGAGTATTACGGGTAATATATCGGTCAGAATTATCAATAATATCGCTTCGCTTTGTCATCTCGCATTCCTTATGAGTAACATGTTGAGCGATCTTATTCCTGCAAAATAAAAAAGGCATCCATTGTGGATGCCTTTTTCAGGAATTCGGAATCAGACCTCTTCCATGCGCCCGAGCAGAGCATGCAGACGATCCTGCCAGCCGTTCTGCTGTTCGCGCAGCTGGTGGTTTTCACGCTCCAGCTCTTCACGACCATGCTGAGCAGTCTGAATTTCCTGCGACAGCGCGTTGTTTTTTTCTTTCAGCTCTTCGATTTCCATCTGCAGCAGGGTGATGGTATCAATCGCCTGCTGTACTTTCGATTCCAGTTTCTCAAACACTTCTAACGACATAATGCTACCTCTCCTGAATTTGCAAGGCGACGCTTGACGTAAACGCGCACAACACCTGGTGTCGATTGTATGGAGCCCCGCCCTCCCTGTCCAGCGGCAGACCGCGCAGATTGCGGTTTGCAACACTTTTCAGTCTCCTCCTGGTGCATTCGCGCCATATACCCCTAAATTGTTAACACTTTAGTTAATAGAAAGCTTACTCCCCCTTTCGCTTACAGCAGTTCTCGCCCGCTTCATGGCGCGTTATCGCTCATTTTGTTGACGCGGCACACACATTTTAAGTTCGATATTTCTCGTTTTTGTTCGTTAACGATAAATTAACACTATGTCTACAGGACATCGTGCCGGTCATGGCGACCGTCGCGCCAACAATAACCATTAATCATTTTTCAGGATCCGATTATGAGTGAAACATCAACCTTAAAAGGCCAATGCATCGCAGAGTTCCTGGGTACTGGGTTGTTGATTTTCTTTGGCGTAGGATGTGTGGCTGCACTGAAAGTGGCGGGTGCCAGTTTCGGTCAGTGGGAAATCAGTGTGATCTGGGGTCTGGGCGTGGCGATGGCTATCTACCTGACGGCGGGTGTTTCGGGTGCGCACCTCAACCCTGCGGTCACCATCGCGCTGTGTCTGTTTGCCTGCTTCGACAAACGCAAGGTTGTGCCTTTTATTGTGGCGCAGTTTGCTGGTGCGTTTTGTGCAGCGGCGTTAGTTTACGGGCTCTATTACAATCTGTTTATCGACTTCGAGCAGACGCACCATATGGTGCGTGGCAGTACCGAAAGCCTTGAGCTGGCGGGGATCTTCTCCACCTATCCTAACCCGCACATTAACTTTGTGCAGGCCTTCGCGGTGGAGATGGTGATCACCGCCATCCTGATGGGTACCATCCTGGCGCTGACCGATGACGGCAACGGCATTCCGCGCGGTCCGCTGGCGCCGCTGTTGATTGGCCTGCTGATTGCGGTGATCGGCGCATCGATGGGACCGCTGACGGGCTTCGCCATGAACCCGGCCCGCGACATCGGACCGAAAGCTTTCGCCTTTATTGCCGGCTGGGGCGACGTTGCCTTCACCGGCGGCAAGGATATTCCTTACTTCCTGGTGCCGCTGTTCGGCCCTATTGTAGGTGCTGCGCTGGGAGCATTTGGCTATCGTAAGCTGATTGGCCGCCACCTGCCGTGCGACACCTGTGTCACAGAGGAGAAGGACGCCACCTCTGCCACACAACAAAACGCTTCGCTGTAATCTGACTACGGGACCACAACTATGACCGACAAAAAATATATCGTTGCGCTCGACCAGGGCACGACCAGCTCCCGCGCTGTCGTTATGGATCATGACGCGAACATCGTCAGCGTATCGCAGCGCGAATTCGAGCAAATCTATCCTCGTCCAGGCTGGGTTGAACACGACCCGATGGAGATCTGGGCCTCGCAAAGCTCGACGCTGGTTGAAGTGCTGGCGAAAGCCGATATCAGTTCCGATCAGATTGCGGCAATTGGCATCACCAACCAGCGTGAAACGGCCATCGTCTGGGAACGCGAAACCGGTAAACCGATTTACAACGCCATCGTCTGGCAGTGCCGCCGCACAGCGGACATCTGCGAGAAGCTCAAGCGCGACGGCATGGAAGAGTACGTGCGTAGCGCCACTGGCCTGGTGGTGGACCCCTACTTCTCCGGCACCAAGGTAAAATGGATCCTCGACCACGTCGAAGGCTCTCGTGAGCGTGCCAAACGCGGTGAACTGCTGTTCGGCACCGTGGACACCTGGCTTATCTGGAAGATGACCCAGGGGCGCGTCCACGTCACCGACTACACCAACGCCTCGCGCACCATGCTGTTCAACATCCACGATCTGGACTGGGATGACAAAATGCTGGACGCGCTGGACATCCCGCGCGCCATGCTGCCGCAGGTACGTAAGTCGTCTGAAGTGTACGGTCAGACCAACATCGGCGGTAAAGGCGGCACCCGTATTCCAATCGCCGGGATCGCCGGTGACCAGCAGGCGGCGCTGTTTGGCCAGCTGTGCGTGAAAGAAGGGATGGCGAAAAATACCTACGGCACCGGCTGCTTTATGCTGATGAACACCGGCGAGAAGGCAGTGAAATCGGAGCATGGCCTGCTGACGACTATCGCCTGCGGCCCGCGCGGCGAGGTGAATTACGCGCTTGAAGGCGCAGTGTTTATGGCCGGAGCCTCTATCCAGTGGCTGCGCGATGAGATGAAGCTTATCAGCGACGCCTTCGACTCGGAGTATTTCGCCACCAAGGTGAAAGACACCAACGGCGTGTACGTCGTGCCGGCCTTTACCGGGCTGGGCGCGCCCTACTGGGATCCCTATGCCCGCGGGGCGATTTTCGGCCTGACGCGTGGGGTAAACTCTAACCACATCATCCGCGCCACGCTGGAGTCGATTGCCTATCAGACCCGTGACGTGCTGGAAGCGATGCAGGCTGACTCCGGCATTCGTCTGCACGCCCTGCGCGTGGATGGCGGCGCAGTGGCAAACAACTTCCTGATGCAGTTCCAGTCCGACATTCTGGGTACCCGCGTGGAACGCCCGGAAGTGCGTGAAGTGACGGCGCTGGGTGCGGCCTATCTTGCCGGCCTGGCGGTTGGCTTCTGGCAGAACCTGGACGAACTGCAGGAGAAAGCGGTCATCGAGCGCGAATTCCGTCCGGGTATCGAAACCACCGAGCGTAACTACCGTTATAGCGGCTGGAAAAAAGCCGTGAAACGCGCGCTGGCCTGGGAAGAGCACGACGAGTCATAATACCTCCCCCTCACCCCGTCGGGGTGAGGGGTCCAAACCGCCTCTCCCACTCTGTGATAAACTTCGTGCAATTCCTTTTGATTGCACGAGTATCTGATGAAACGTGAACTTGCTATCGAGTTTTCCCGCGTAACCGAGGCCGCCGCTCTGGCAGGCTACAAGTGGCTTGGCCGTGGTGATAAAAATACTGCTGACGGCGCAGCCGTCCATGCCATGCGCATCATGCTTAACCAGGTCAACATCGATGGCACCATCGTGATTGGTGAAGGTGAGATCGACGAAGCCCCCATGCTATTCATCGGTGAAAAAGTCGGTACCGGTAACGGCGATGCGGTGGATATCGCGGTAGACCCCATTGAAGGCACCCGCATGACGGCCATGGGCCAGGCTAACGCCCTGGCAGTACTGGCGGTGGGCGATAAAGGCACCTTCCTCAACGCGCCCGATATGTATATGGAGAAGCTGATTGTCGGCCCAGGCGCAAAAGGGGTCATCGACCTCAATCTGCCGCTGGCGGAAAACCTGCGTAATATCGCCGCCGCGCTTAATAAGCCCCTTGGCGAACTGACGGTCACCATTCTGGCGAAACCGCGTCACGATGCGGTCATCGCCCAGATGCAGCAGTTAGGCGTGCGCGTCTTTGCTATCCCCGATGGCGACGTGGCGGCCTCCATCCTCACCTGCATGCCGGACAGCGAAGTCGACGTGCTGTACGGTATCGGCGGCGCACCGGAGGGGGTGGTTTCTGCCGCGGTGATCCGCGCCCTCGACGGCGATATGCATGGCCGTCTGCTGGCCCGTCATGACGTAAAAGGCGATAGCGAAGAGAACCGCCGCATCGGTGAGCAGGAGCTGGCCCGCTGCGCGGCGATGGGGATTGCAGCCAATACCGTGCTGCGTCTGGATGATATGGCGCGCAGCGATAACGTTATCTTCTCGGCGACCGGCATCACCAAAGGCGATCTACTGGACGGCATCAGCCGCAAAGGCAATATGGCAACCACCGAAACGCTGCTGATCCGCGGTAAATCACGCACCATTCGCCGCATCCAGTCGATTCACTATCTCGACCGTAAAGATCCGGACGTGCAGACCCACATTCTGTAAAACCGTTTGATCAATAGAGCTTTCCGGCCCGCCTGGGCTGGAAATCTCCCTCTCAGGTAAGGAAGATAGAACCCGAGATCAGTACAGGAGAACATCATGGCAGACTGGGTAACAGGTAAAGTCAAAAAGGTAGAGTTCTGGACCGATGCGCTATTTAGCCTCACCGTACATGCGCCCATCCAGCCTTTCACGGCCGGGCAATTTGCCAAGCTGGGGCTGGAGATCGACGGCGAACGCGTGCAGCGCGCCTACTCCTATGTCAACGCGCCGGATAACCCGGATCTCGAGTTCTACCTTGTCACCGTTCCCGATGGCAAACTCAGCCCGCGCCTGGCGGCACTGAAACCCGACGATGAGATCCAGATTGTCAGCGAAGCCGCAGGCTTCTTCGTGCTGGATGAAGTGCCAGACTGCGAAACGCTGTGGATGCTGGCAACCGGTACCGCCATCGGCCCTTACCTGTCGATCCTGCAATACGGGCAGGACCTGGATCGCTTTAAAAATATCGTTCTCGTGCATGCCGCGCGCTACGCCGCAGACCTGAGCTACCTGCCGCTGATGCAGGAACTGCAGAAGCGTTATGAAGGGAAAGTGAAAATCCAGACGGTAGTGAGCCGTGAAACGGTGCCGGGGTCACTCCACGGGCGCGTACCGGCCCTGATTGAAAATGGCGAGCTGGAAGCCGCCGTGGGTCTGAAGATGGAGGCCGACACCAGCCACGTGATGCTGTGTGGCAACCCGCAAATGGTGCGTGATACCCAACAGCTCCTGAAAGAGACCCGGCAAATGACCAAGCATTTACGCCGTCGGCCGGGCCATATGACCGCAGAACACTACTGGTAATTAGCGGTACTTTACGTCGATCGTATCTTTACCATATTTATTCTCGCCCTGGGTGCCCACAAACGCGCCCAGGTCGACAATGATCATCACAAAAATAATGGTAGGGATCAGCCTGCCCACTACCCACGGCAGCATGGAGGGCAGCATCGACCAGTTGCCGGCCAGCAGCATCCACGCCAGTATCACCAGTAGCGCCCACAACCCTGAACGCCCACGATCGTGCAGCCGTTTTACTAACACCGCCGCGGTCGGCCACAGCAGCGACACCAGCGCGAAGGCCGCCGTCTGGGTGCTCAGCCAGGCGTTATTGGCAGAAATAAACAGAGCCAGCATGGCGACAATCCATACGCCAATCCAGATCCAGAAATCACGGCGTCCAATACGCCCTTTGAATGAAAACAACCACTGCTGTATGGTCATGTCAGGTTCCTAAAAGTCATCGCGGCGCGTAGTTTACCCTGGAGTCGCCTCCTTTTGACAAGCCAGCCGGATCCCGTTTTAATCGTGGGCAGTAACATTCAGAGACTTTATTGATGAAGATGTGGTTTCACCTTATTTGGCTGGGTTTAACACTGTTGGGTGCAAGCGCACCTCTGCATGCTGCTGAGACTTCCGTATCGGCTACCGCACCCTATGTGATGCCGGGCGCGCCGACCTTTGATCAGTCTATCAGCCTGTTCCGTGAAGCTTTCAATCAGGATAATCCAAAGCTGCCGCTCAATGAGTTTCGCTCCATTGATGGCACCCGCGACACCCCGAACCTGACCCGGGCTGCCAGCAAAATTAATGAGAATTTGTACGCCTCGACGGCGCTTGAGCGCGGAACCCTCAAAATCAAGAGTATGCAGATTACCTGGCTGCCGATTCAGGGGCCGGAGCAGAAAGCCGCCAAAGCTAAAGCGCTGGAGTATATGAGCGCCATTTTACGCGCCTTTACCCCTGCCCTGACCAAAGCCCAAAGCCAGCAAAAGCTGCAAAAGCTCCTCACAGCTGGTAAAAACAAGCGCTATTACGCCGAAACGGAAGGCGCGGTTCGCTATGTCGTGGCAGATAACGGCGAAAAGGGGCTGACCTTCGCTGTTGAACCGATTAAGCTGGCGCTATCTGAGGCACTCGGCGGGTCGAATTAATGACAAAAAGCAAAGCCTTTCGAGGGAAAATCTCTATACTGATTCACAGACCATGCTGCCCTGTTGGGCGGCCATATTCCTTAATTCGCTCTTGAGCGTGGAGAATTGAAATGCGACATCCTTTAGTGATGGGTAACTGGAAACTGAACGGCAGCCGCCACATGGTAAACGAGCTGGTAGCTAACCTGCGTAAAGAGCTGGCTGGTGTGACTGGCTGTGCTGTTGCTATCGCTCCGCCGGATATGTACCTGGATATGGCTAAGAAAGCGGCTGACGGCAGCCACATCGTTCTGGGTGCCCAGAACGTTGACGTTAACCTGTCTGGCGCGTTCACCGGTGAAACCTCCGCTGAAATGCTGAAAGATATCGGCGCAAAATACATCATCATCGGCCACTCTGAGCGTCGTACCTACCACAAAGAGTCCGACGAGTTCATCGCCAAGAAATTCGCTGTGCTGAAAGAGCAGGGTCTGATCCCGGTTCTGTGCATCGGTGAAACCGAAGCAGAAAACGAAGCGGGCAAAACCGAAGAAGTCTGTGCACGTCAGATCGACGCAGTCCTGACCACTCAGGGCGCAAGCGCGTTCGAAGGTGCGGTCATTGCTTACGAGCCAGTATGGGCGATCGGTACCGGCAAATCTGCCACCCCAGCACAGGCTCAGGCCGTTCACAAATTCATCCGTGACCACATTGCGAAAGCAGACGCGAAAGTTGCTGAGCAAGTGATCATCCAGTACGGCGGTTCCGTAAACGCATCTAACGCAGCAGAACTGTTCACCCAGCCGGACATCGACGGCGCGCTGGTTGGCGGCGCATCCCTGAAAGCAGACGCTTTCGCGGTGATCGTTAAAGCAGCAGAAGCAGCGAAACAGGCGTAAGAGCATCTGTGGCGGGTGGCGCTTCGCTGACCCGCCCTACGATACTCCAGGCCCGGTAAGCGCCAGCGCTACCGGGCTTTTTTACAGCCGTCCCAGCAGGCTAAACCACAGATAATCCAGCGGCAATAGCACCAGATAGGTTGCCACCGCCAGCGCCAGACAGAGCAGCATCCCCGCCCGCGCAGGCACTCTTCCCAGCCCCATCGCCACCACAATCGGCGACGCCTGATACGGCAGCAGCGGCGTGGAATACCCCAGCACCTGAATCATAATCACCGACAGCAGCGGAAAGCCGGTGGCGTCCGAGAAGCTTTGCGCCAGGGTGGTATACAGCGCCGGTACGCCGTTGGCGGTCATAATGAAATTCAGGGCGGTGGTGATGCCGGTCAGGGCCAGGAAACTGGTGAACGGCGCATCGGCATCCAGGGGCATTACCCGCATCAGTGCCTCGCCCACGGCACTGCCAATACCGGTTTGCGTCACGGTGATCGCCAGCCCGAGAATACCCGCCACATAAATACAGGTGCGCATATTCACCCCCGCCGAGAATTCATCCCCGGTGATAAAGCCAACCCGCGGCAGCATCACCACAATCGACGCCGCAAGCCCGGTCCATGCCGGTCCAATGCCGTGCCAGCTTTCGGTTACCCACATCACCAGCACCACCGCCAGCAGCCAGGCGAGGCGCTTTTCGTCGCGGCCCATCGGCTCTGGCGGGGTCAAATCCTTCACCGGTTTTGGCGCGCCGGGGAACAGCCAGCAGATCAGGCCGATCAGGACCAGACCCTTGAGAATACCCAGCACCGGAGTATGCAGCAGCAGGTACGGAACATAGTTAAGATGGATGCCGTAAGAGCCTTCCGCCGCCCCGCTCATCACCAGGTTAGGAACGTTGGCCGGAAGGATGGTGGCCGAAAGCTGGAAGGTGCCAAACCCCACCGCCAGCGCCAGGCCGAACCACGCCCGGGAGCCGTCGGCAATGCCCGCCCGCTTCGCCATCGCCGCCACGATGGGCATCAGCAGCGCAATACGCCCCATATTGGAGGGCATCACAAACGCCAGCGCATAGGTGAGCAGCACTACGCTTGCCACCATCAGCGGCCAGGAGTCGGTCAGCCTGGCCGACAGCGCCCGCGCCGCCCTGTCCGCCAGCCCGGTTTTGCGGATCGCCACCCCCAGCACAAATCCGCTGAACACCAGCCAGAACGCTGACGAGGCAAAACCGCCAAAAATCACCTCCGGCGGGGCGATACGCGCGATCATCGCCGCGGTAAAGAACAGCAGCGCAGTGAGGAATTCCGGCAACAGCGAGGTGGCCCACAGGATGATGGTGACGACGATAATCAGCGAGGGCAGAAACAGCGGGTGAGTGAACCAGAGCGACATGCCTGTCTCCTGTAGAATTTTTCAGCAAGTCTACGGCGACAGGCAGGGCGAGTAAACGCTATTTATGGTGGGGTTCATTCAGGATAGTGCATTGATGATCCTGCAATTCCTCAGCAGAAGCGCGGTTAAGCGCCAGCAAATTGCGCGCCGTTGCCAGTAATACAAACGATCCGTCCGCCTGCTGCGCCATCGCCAGCGCAAAACGCCCCATATGGTCGCGCGCTTCCGGCAGCTCTTCTGCCAGCATCATAAACGGGCTGCGTTTCACCAGCTCC encodes the following:
- the hslU gene encoding HslU--HslV peptidase ATPase subunit — encoded protein: MSEMTPREIVSELNKHIIGQDNAKRSVAIALRNRWRRMQLDEVLRHEVTPKNILMIGPTGVGKTEIARRLAKLANAPFIKVEATKFTEVGYVGKEVDSIIRDLTDSAIKMVRVQSIEKNRYRAEEMAEERVLDVLIPPAKNNWGQAEQPAEPSAARQAFRKKLREGQLDDKEIEIELAAAPMGVEIMSPPGMEEMTSQLQSMFQNLGGQKQKPRKLKIKDAMKLLIEEEAAKLVNPEELKQDAIDAVEQHGIVFIDEIDKICKRGESSGPDVSREGVQRDLLPLVEGCTVSTKHGMVKTDHILFIASGAFQVAKPSDLIPELQGRLPIRVELQALTTEDFERILTEPNASITVQYKALMATEGVNIEFTEDGIKRIAQAAWQVNETTENIGARRLHTVLERLMEDISYDASDLNGQSIKIDADYVSKHLDALVADEDLSRFIL
- the rraA gene encoding ribonuclease E activity regulator RraA; translation: MKYDTSELCDIYQEDVNVVEPLFSNFGGRSSFGGQIITVKCFEDNGLLYDLLEQNGRGRILLVDGGGSVRRALIDAELARLATQNEWEGIVVYGAVRQVDDLEELDIGIQAIAAIPVGAAGDGIGESDVRVNFGGVTFFSGDHLYADNTGIILSEDPLDIE
- the glpK gene encoding glycerol kinase GlpK; this translates as MTDKKYIVALDQGTTSSRAVVMDHDANIVSVSQREFEQIYPRPGWVEHDPMEIWASQSSTLVEVLAKADISSDQIAAIGITNQRETAIVWERETGKPIYNAIVWQCRRTADICEKLKRDGMEEYVRSATGLVVDPYFSGTKVKWILDHVEGSRERAKRGELLFGTVDTWLIWKMTQGRVHVTDYTNASRTMLFNIHDLDWDDKMLDALDIPRAMLPQVRKSSEVYGQTNIGGKGGTRIPIAGIAGDQQAALFGQLCVKEGMAKNTYGTGCFMLMNTGEKAVKSEHGLLTTIACGPRGEVNYALEGAVFMAGASIQWLRDEMKLISDAFDSEYFATKVKDTNGVYVVPAFTGLGAPYWDPYARGAIFGLTRGVNSNHIIRATLESIAYQTRDVLEAMQADSGIRLHALRVDGGAVANNFLMQFQSDILGTRVERPEVREVTALGAAYLAGLAVGFWQNLDELQEKAVIEREFRPGIETTERNYRYSGWKKAVKRALAWEEHDES
- the hslV gene encoding ATP-dependent protease subunit HslV, with the translated sequence MTTIVSVRRNGQVVIAGDGQATLGNTVMKGNVKKVRRLYNDKVIAGFAGGTADAFTLFELFERKLEMHQGHLVKAAVELAKDWRTDRMLRKLEALLAVADENASLIITGNGDVVQPENDLIAIGSGGPYAQAAARALLENSDLGARDIAVKALDIAGDICIYTNHFHTIEELPSKA
- the menA gene encoding 1,4-dihydroxy-2-naphthoate polyprenyltransferase: MTMTEISRTQAWLESLRPKTLPLAFAAIIVGTTLAWWQGHFDPLVAALALLTAGLLQILSNLANDYGDAVKGSDKPDRIGPLRGMQKGVITQEEMKRALIITVALICLSGIALVLVACKTPADAVGFLVLGLLAIVAAITYTVGTRPYGYIGLGDISVLVFFGWLSVMGSWYLQAHSLIPALFLPATACGMLATAVLNINNLRDIDSDRQNGKNTLAVRLGAVNARRYHACLLMGALLCLALFNLLSLHSLWGWLFVLATPLLVKQARYVMREQSASAMPPMLERTVKGALLTNLLFVIGIILSQTLN
- the zapB gene encoding septal ring assembly protein ZapB, yielding MSLEVFEKLESKVQQAIDTITLLQMEIEELKEKNNALSQEIQTAQHGREELERENHQLREQQNGWQDRLHALLGRMEEV
- the glpX gene encoding class II fructose-bisphosphatase codes for the protein MKRELAIEFSRVTEAAALAGYKWLGRGDKNTADGAAVHAMRIMLNQVNIDGTIVIGEGEIDEAPMLFIGEKVGTGNGDAVDIAVDPIEGTRMTAMGQANALAVLAVGDKGTFLNAPDMYMEKLIVGPGAKGVIDLNLPLAENLRNIAAALNKPLGELTVTILAKPRHDAVIAQMQQLGVRVFAIPDGDVAASILTCMPDSEVDVLYGIGGAPEGVVSAAVIRALDGDMHGRLLARHDVKGDSEENRRIGEQELARCAAMGIAANTVLRLDDMARSDNVIFSATGITKGDLLDGISRKGNMATTETLLIRGKSRTIRRIQSIHYLDRKDPDVQTHIL
- a CDS encoding MIP/aquaporin family protein → MSETSTLKGQCIAEFLGTGLLIFFGVGCVAALKVAGASFGQWEISVIWGLGVAMAIYLTAGVSGAHLNPAVTIALCLFACFDKRKVVPFIVAQFAGAFCAAALVYGLYYNLFIDFEQTHHMVRGSTESLELAGIFSTYPNPHINFVQAFAVEMVITAILMGTILALTDDGNGIPRGPLAPLLIGLLIAVIGASMGPLTGFAMNPARDIGPKAFAFIAGWGDVAFTGGKDIPYFLVPLFGPIVGAALGAFGYRKLIGRHLPCDTCVTEEKDATSATQQNASL